In the genome of Odontesthes bonariensis isolate fOdoBon6 chromosome 20, fOdoBon6.hap1, whole genome shotgun sequence, the window gacgacacccagctgattctgtcttttcccccttctgacacccaagtggaggcacgcattgctgcgtgcctggcagacatctcggggtggatgtcgatgccccaccttaagctcaacctggacaagtctgagctggtgtttctcccggggaagggctgcccgttctgagatctggccatcaccatggatgactccgtggtgacgtcaACCTCCGGGttgaggaatctgggtgtgaccctggacgaccaactgtcgttctcgccaaacatcgcatcagtgacccgttcctgccgattcctcctttataacatccggaggattcgccccttcctcaccgacaaggcagcacaggtgctcatccaggctcttgtcatctcccgcctggactactgcaactcgctccttgctggtgccccggcttctgccataagacctctggagctggttcagaaagctgctgctcgtctggtgttcaacctccccaagttctcccacaccactccccttctctgctctctacactggctccctgtagctgctcgcatccagtttaagactctggtgctagcctacagggcagtggaaggaacagctccttcatacctccaggctatggtcaagccctacacccccgcccgaccacttcgctctgcggcctccaggcgcctggctgccccgtcactcaggggtccctgtgcacgatcgacacggtcacggcttttctctgttctggcaccccgatggtggaacgatctcccaactgatgtcaggacagctgagtcgctgcccatctttcaccgcaggctgaaaacccatctcttcaggaaacactaccctgatccgccctcttaggacatcacctgcttcgtccTAGTTCcatacgcacttatttgtttcctaaattgtcttcccatctgtctaggtaccttACTTAtcacacttactctagcactagttatgctcttagctgtttggttttgtcggtggccgacacgtgcaaacgcgctgcaaacggcgaaacaaatccaacagtaaaacgctgcaagagaaaaatgcagcaatcacaaaaacgaccggagcacacgcgctgcaaaccccaaaacacatgcaagagagaaacgctgcaaacttcaaaacacatgcaagaaaaaaacgcgatgcaaacatcaaaacacaacgaaagttcgccaggccactaggcggtctcgatctgtgggataggggactatgggagatctaccatattaatgctTTCATTAatagaagaaagtcaaaaggtacattgtcatttatgtcttttttaaacagttggccgtaatcttttaccttattatagaagagcaccggagttatgtcgctataataaggtcaaagattacggccaagtgtttaaaaaagacataaatgacaacgtaccttttgactttcttctctttcattaatatggtagatctcccatagtcgatcccctatcccacaggtcgagtcgctttggataaaagcgtcttcaaaatgaccgtaatgtaatgcaatgtaatatcagtcggaccgtccggtttgggAGCTTCgccagatattccagtgtcatttggacacatccagggaagtgtgtcagccaggtctgcagtctgagattccacatcagctgtgatcccgtgtagaaagatctgagttagtccATTGGAccatgaaggctccacagcctgcacaggagctataatagagtcaataaattcctcgttgttacgaatgtcttgcagcgtttcaatcctcttctcgatCTGTGTTATCCTCACAGAGAGTCGCTCACACACTTTGCACCTCACTGATACTGgagggttaggagacattgttctgtccgattccctttgtaaacaggagggctaatactgtttacaaatatacaattaaaagaaaaagaataaaagaataaaattatatccacgaaagaagtagaatgatttaaaagcgatttaaaaaaaaataaaaataaataaatcaataaataaatctttgACAAACCAGGAATAGGAATAGGAGAGAGGATAGTTAAAAGGTTAATTTGGACAGGCCCTACTATCATCATTTGCTGTCAGATGCAAATGCAATTTTCTACTTTAGTCATTCCAAGAATTTTTTGAAAATGAAGACCTACCGAAACACGACAGCAAGTGAAAAAGTGGTAGGAAACCAGCCGGAAGTTGATGTCCTCGACATACTTCTTAAAAGGAGTTGTGTGCTTGGCAGCTATAAAGTGCACAGAGGCAGACTGCAACTGTAGGcaaacaaaacaatttgtttggtttaaacaaaaaaattagaTTTTGGTGGAATACAAACATGATGTTCTTTCAGTTTATGCTATGCCAGCCCAACCAGATCTCTTTATCCCATCCCCATGAATTGTCTTTTCATCCTTGGTAACACTGCTACCCCAAGTGCTGAgttaaaaataatgaataattgcAGAACTTGGGAAAGGAATGATGCATTAATGAAAATAGTTTCAAAATTAAAATAGAACTAAGGATAAGAATCTTAAGTTcacaaaaatattgttttacagGATTGAGTAATCATTTTAAACAATGTTACAGAACGGTAACAGCCTTAACAGTAAGGGGTGGTCTGTAGATATTTGTCTACAACAAACAGATGTGGGTTACGGCTAGAGTTAGATCTAATGAGCATAATATGGCGGAAGTTTCACATTCCCTCAAACATCAGCTCACATTTGTTTTATGCTTAAATTGTACTTTGAAAAACAGCCACACATCTCAACAGCATGTTAGCAGAACTGTAATAGCAGGTCTATCTACACAAGTCCATGAACAatcttgtttgtttctttaattTTTACTCTTTAGCAAGATATATTGATATTCTGCCTATGATGTAATTCTGTAAGATACATTTTACAGAAAAAATTTTAACTTTATTATTCAAATCTATTTATTAAAATTCAGTTATTCAGAATGTAGGGGACCCCATCCAGAGCAGTGCTGCTCTTGAGGActcaagccctttataattgtCAGCTACTACTAATGAAGTCGCAAATGTAGTACTAGTCGAAAGTGTGGACATGCCCACCCATTCAAAATGATATGGTGGTGTGGTGTATCCAAAATTTTGTTTGGTACAGGTAACACATCAACACACCTTGTACAGGCACCTCTGTCCTCCCATTGTGCAGCCCGACGTGGTTCTCCATTTCTTAATTTGAGAAACCAGGGATTCATAAACCACATGACATGGTATTCCAAAGTACCTGCATAGAATAAAACATCCACAGCAACTGAATGGGCATTTAGGTGAGGGTGATTTCTgctgtggactgaagagaacATTTTAAGGCAAACAACCCCATCTAGTGCGCACAGGGTGTTATTAACATTCTTTAGCTACTTGAAAGTTTACTGTAAAGGTTGTTATTTGTATTAGTGCTTGTTGAACAGTAGTACTGCTAACTTttaaatgtatacattttattttattttattgctctCCAAGATAAAAAATGAACTAATAAACTccaataaaaacatttcttcacACGTCTTGTTTCCTGTTATGCCATAGAAAGTCTGATTCAATTAAACTGTATTTAAAAGTAGCTTAATAAAAACAAAGGATCTTTATCACATACATTTGGTCATACCCCAGTTTTAATTAACAGCATGCTGTGGCTCAGTAAAAGGATGTTTCTGTTGATAGTTTTCACATAAATATTAAGCAGAGGGAGAGGTTGACAAGTTGCTACAGTGTTCACAAAGAAAGTTCAACATTTTCTCTAAGATCTACATTTCACATGTATAAACTACAGGTATTATGGATTACATATTATAATATCGTACACCAAATGCATTGAAATAATCGGCAAAAATGCAAGATGGAACAAAAATCACATGCCGTCAAGTAATGACTGTTGCATATCAAGACACTTGAAACATTTATCAGGGTTTAAATATTTTAAGGCTTACAGAAGTATATCAAAGTTAGCAAAGGGGTAAAATGTATGCTTTTTGTCAGTGAAATCAAAcataacacaataaaaacaattagGCTACTAAAGAAATAAACTGTACCATTCTACTTTGCATTGTGCATGAAGGGGTCCAGCACAACAAAGCCCAGATAAGCCAGCTGCCAGGAAAACTGCAAGGAACCAACGAACTGGATACATTCTGCTCCAAATTGCATCAGCAGGTTTAGTTTGGATACGCACAGGCAATATATCCAGTGACtgagacacaaaaaaagagaaaaatgctaGACATCACAAGATGATCATGTGCTTTTCTGAAAAGGAAACAGCTTAAATTAGATTTGCTTCTGAAGAAGACAAAATAAACAGAGGCTATAGACATATTTGGTTTACAGAGACCTCTAGAGACAGTCTGTAAAAGAGCAGGACAGATACCCTGTGATACCCAAAGCAACTTATGCGTCACACAGCTACTACTGCTTAGATTATTACCTGTTCAAGAGCAAACAGGTAATgtttatgggggggggggaggtcATTAATGCATCATTCACAATCACAATCAGTGTTTCTTCCTAACTGGACAGGTTGATTTCACAGAAGTGTGATTGACTTGGAgttaaattgtgttttttaggtgttacctttttttttgagcagtgtatatatttatgtatatataaacTAATAGCCCAAAGGTCATGGgctgttggttttctttgttaaagcttttcttttatatatatacatatacctaTCATTTTAAAAGAGATTAACTTTGAATGTCTAaggattaaaaaattaaaacaaattaaaaacatttaaaaagcgTCTTCGACATTAAAGAAAATATGCCTATGTCACACCTGTGAGGGTGGCTAGAAGCTAAGGTTCTCTTAAATACCGGTACTATTAGAAGCTCTACTGGGGAGGTTTGCCGACTCAAAAACAGCACAACAGACACCAGTTCACAAAAGACAAGTTATATTTTAAAGGAGAATAAATTCATGATAAAAACAGAGTAAGAATATGAGGTAAAACAAGATTAAACACCCAGTCCGATGGGTGTCAACAATGTCCAAGGGGCCAATGTGCAAGGTGCGTAAAAATCCAATCTGTGATGTGGATGCTACTCCCAGAGGCCTGGTGTCCACTGCATCATGCAGCATCTGGCTTTAGCATcctgtgtgtatttttatatttagCTACCTGAAGCAACAGGAGGTGGACGGCAAGAGAGATTTTACCTAATcatctttgatgttatttagcTCATTTAATGGATTAGTTTCTTGAGTTAAGTCTGTATAATATTACTTTGATATtattatccttttttttccatatttgTGCTGGAACGTTATTTATTGTTTTAGGTAGATTTTCGGTCTCCCACTAACTGTCCCTCTTTGTGATTCCAGGTGCTGAGGGCCTCATTGGTGATGGTGTCCCTTCATGTGTAGTGCCCCATTCACTCCCTTTTCTTTTGATTtgcccttgtgtgtgtgtgttttaaatgtgGATTGTGGTGCTCCCATGTTGAGTTGCTACCTTCACCCCTCCCCTCACTCACCTTGAGCACGAAGGCCCCAGCCCTGGAAGATAAGGTAACCTTTTTTAGCGGTAGATTTTAACTGTTCTTAATACTGATTCAAATAAACTTTTGTATATTCTTTTGGAAACACATCTCTTGCCTGCTCAGTGTTACGAACTTGCGTTGTCCTTTGTTTAGATTTAGTTTATTCATAGATTTCCATTTATTTCCCTGGGTTACATCCTGGGGTGGCGTTGtcggtttttctttgtttcctttttctttaattaaaaataTACACTATTGGGGCATTATCCCCACCTCACGCTCGCCACAATACTATTCTAACATACTCGTACTCgaactcgttaaagttaaccgataccatgaaccgataccatgaagaccgcgatcagagggtgtccaagtcctggtgtgcaatatacaactacacaaaaataattattttttatttactatatcagtactttgtatgtactcgtttcataatacagaggaaaactctattcctaaaaagaattaaaaaaaaaaaatcctcagagaacccatatttcgctgttaaCGCAGTTGCGCAGGGGGGCATTATGAGaccgtgacacatcaaaggctgaaggacaacatgaaaacagagagagggaaaatggagcgctttctggtgcgaagcaaaccaccaaccactagtgcagagactgctgacaacccaccaccgatagaaaagagggaaaaaaactgtcgacagtatcatgaaagttataactttcatgatactgtcgacagtttttttttttacccgtcatatggcttcagttggaccggggatgtcagcaatcctcagcccgagtgcgtcctgtcgggagaagttagctaatgctaactttactgctagttagctaattcttctgcatcggactacctaagcatctcccaccacgcgattgagcaacttcttcctttccccgctacctgcctgtgtgagttggtgTTCTCCAAGGACGCAGGAACACATTTTCACCAGGGGGTGCTGGGGGGGATTAATTtttttagatgcaatttcctgcattctaATCAATTTTAGGGCGAGGAATGGCGAATCCTAGGCTATCTGACTTACTCTCCCATGTTTTATGTAGCCTAAGCAATGAGGCTAGATTTTaccattttttaattttaaatctCACGTTGAAATGATCAAGTTCTTCTTGCGGAAGGGAAATGCGCACCTGATGTGGAGACAAGGACGCGCTCAAGAGCAAATCGCGCTGCCCCAACACTCAGCCAGAGCGCGAAACTGTACCAGAGAGCGTAGCTGTCCATGGTACCAAACATAAACTATGTTAGGTCGTACATTTTAGGTGGCAAAAACAAGATAACCATAATAAGATAACCATAACCTTAACAAGATTAAGCATATGTATCAACAAGGCTATACGCTTATATTTAATGAGACACTCACGTGTATTCAATCATAATaagtgcatttattttttttagacaaaAATTGATTGCAGTCCACTCGCGTTTGTGCTCTCTCGCTCTCCTGGGCACACAGCGGAAGCAGCCGCGCTGATTCTCCTCAGACTTGCGCTCATTCAATGAACTACAGCAAAGtaataatgaaaaaagaaatacacagGACCAATTAGGCATGCATTAGTCTGCTGCTATtctgaaatagaaatagaatagccTGATAACATAAAGGaaactagaaaaataattaatcAAGCAGCAAAACCACACAACTAGCTGAGAACAATTTAACCAAAGCGAACTTAATTAAAAGCATTGCTTACCAGATGGAATAACTCCAAAGGTTGCCTTGCGCTCTGGTGTGGCACTGATGAACTCCCTCATAAGGGCGTGGATGTCCACTGTATCCAAGATATCTTGATGCAAGTGGAGTAGGGCTAGGTGGGTCAATCTCCGCTGAGTGACGGTGTTGCGAAGCCAGGTCTTCAGCCTGCGAAGTGCCGAGAATGACCTCTCGGATGAGGTCACAGAAACAGGGAGAGACAGGCAGAGATGGAGGAGTGCTTCCGCATCTTTGAAGAGTGATCGGGTTTGGACGTGTAGGCTGGACATGTACGTTGCAAGGTGGTTGAGATTTTGAAAGTGTTGCTGTTTGGTTAGCTCTCCCAGCATCTGTAACTGCAGCTCAAGAGCAGGCACCTTGATGTTTTCTGGCAACTTCAGGGTCTTCAGGGCGTCTGTGTCAACCGATCCTTTGGCTGCATTGAGCAGCACGGACTCCGTCAGAGCAGCTGTTGCCATCCCACTCTGATCAAACCGCCGGTCCAGTTCACAGTTCACAAGGTCTACCGCTTCAAAAAACTCTCTCTTCCAAGCTGGTACTCCTTTAGACGGGACGATGTCCTAAGCCTGGGCTGTGTCGCGGAACCTTGATGGCGTTTTTACAAGGCGGCTATTTGGCTCAGGCATCTTGAGGCCATGTGCAGCTGCTGATGCGGTTGTTTTTCTCAGCATTTCATCCACTGCATCTTCGGTGCGCAAGGCTCGCACACGTTCCTCGAGGGTCCGTACGCACTCTAGCACTGCAGCGACGGTAGAATGTTCTGCTTGGAGCACTTTGGCCACAGCTTCACAGGGAGTGAACAGCGACTCTGAGCAGATCAGTCCGAACATGGTTTTCCCCTTTTGAGCTTGTTTAAGAATTCCACCGATCTTAGATCTCGTGTCCCCTCGAATGCTGCGGTCTTGCTGGAGTGTTTGGAGTGTTTGGAGAACTGCGCCAAACGAGAGGGAGTCACGTGATCAGCTGGACAAGATGGCGGCTTAGGTCGAATTCGCTCAACCCAGCATTGctatttttattgatttccaCCGTTGTGACAACTTTTACTTTTCTCTTTTGAGTGCACCAATGACTATAAATACGCCATGACGGATTCGAGCAAGAAATTTGAGCCAGGGCTTGCTGTAAAGACGAGAGGGATGTCCGACATGGAGGCCATTGCGGAAGCGGTACTTGAAAAACAACGTGGCTACCTGGAGACACGCTTCGACAAACTTCAGCAAATGGGAGAAGACACGGAGGCAAAATTGGGAGCCATTCAagctgatttattttctttgaacgAGAGTATCGGCTCCGTCAATGTGGAACTGGACAAAATACGGTCAGATGTTGAAAGTAACCGTGGGAAGCTAACCAGCTACGAGGCCACGTTGGAGACCATGCAACTTAAGCTAGCGGACATGGAGGATCGGAGCAGGCGCTGCAATGTCCGCGCCATCGGGCTACCAGAAGGGATCGAAGGGTCCAACGCGGTCCAGTACCTCACAAAATCGCTGCCGAAATGGTTCCCCACCCTGGGCAATCTAGACGGCGAAATCATGCGTGCTCACCGTGTGTACAGCGACAACAGAAAGAGATCCGGGCCCCGCACTCTAATCTTTAATACGCTCCGGTACACAACACGCCAACTTATCCTTCGTGCAGCAAAGAAATCCCTGCTCACAATGAATGGACGGCCGGTTCGCTTGTCACCCGACTACAGCGGCTACACTGTCAAACGGCGACAAACTTTCACTCAAGCCATGAACATGGCCCGAGCCAAAGGAGTGGAGTTCTTCCTGCTCTACCCCGCCACACTGAAAGTCAAAGCGGCCGGCAAAACGGAGGCTTTTCAGTCCGCGGAGGACGCCGAGGATTTCATCAGCTCCCTCCCGGCGCCGCGAGTCCCACCTGCGGCTGGGAATGACGACTCGGTACCTGGACAACCAGACGAAGCTGCGGGCTAACCATGTCGGAACTGAATCATTCTACACGGTGCCTGGATTAAAGTGCTGATCATCACTCAGAGCTTCTACCACAGTATGGTTTGTTAATCAGAGTGTGCGACaggttttcctttttcctttctttttattatCAGCGAGATGTGACATCTCTAGCCTGCCCTGCATCAGCAGTTAATTTACAATCATTTTGGtccataattatttttttatatattttgatGCTTAAGCTACAGGCTCTTGTTTTCATTCTCTAAGAACAGTACTGAGCACACCgccactttatttttgtgttttgttttggacATAGTTTGCTGCTTGGTTAGTCATGGTCACTGCCAGCAGGAATGATGAGGACAATCTAAGGCTAACCCTTTGCACTTGGTCATCTCTAAGTTATGTTTACTATGGACTTAGTTCATCTTATTGCTCAAGTGTCGCtgctcctcctttttttttttttttttttttttttttctttaattctaAACTTTCCGGCCTTTGTTATTTGCTCACCAATTTAAGCTGCGTATATGAGTGCCGGACATGGAAGTACAGTAACGCTAACACAAGACACTCCTAgaatcttgttgttgttgttttcctttcttctcattctcttttttttttttttttttttttttttcagtattaaGTAAGGAAAGTAAGTTAGTTATCTCTGCTGGTAGCAGCTCATCCTGTCCTGATATCAACggttttgtttattatttgctggGTTTGAGGCTGAAGGTTGAACCTTTGCGGCCCATATCCATACTAGATCACGGATCAACATATGagggttttattattattttttggcttAGTTATTTTGAGCCTTAATGTTCCTGGGGTTTTAcatgttatgttgtttttcGGGCACCATCAAGGGGTAATGGGGGGTAAGGCACACACATTTTGTACGCCTATCTGTCAGTATGGGTCagtttaccacaactgctggcTCTATATTTTATCTTTGGGTACATGGTCGTTAACTTTGAGTTCAGCATGCAGTAATGGGTGATTTATCCGTTTTGGTTTGGAATTGTGATGGGTTAAATACACCACACAAGAGGACCAGCGTCCTTACTCTTTTGCGTCGGCGGAAAATTGATCTGGCTCTCCTACAGGAGACGCACTTGTTAAGCAGAGACTCTGGTCGGATGGCCAACAGATTTTACCACACAATTGCTTCCTCTTCAGCTGAAACGAAAAGTAAAGGAGTAGCTATTGTTTGTAAACGTAATCTAAATATTAAGGTGTTGGATGTATGGGCGGACACCGCAGGAAGGATAGCAGTAGCCAAGGTGGAATTGTATGGGAGGAAGGTAGCTGTTATTTCTGCTTACGCTCCAAACAAATTTGACAAGACTTTCTATGACATGCTTACGCAGAAGTTGTTAGAACTACCTGAATATTCTCTCATTGTGGGGGCAGATATGAATGCGGTGTGGCATACAGATGATCGATCTAGCTTGAGCGCCTCCAAAGATCAACAGCTAGCAACTGCAGCTTTACAGTCATGGGCCAAGACCCTTGGCCTGATAGATGTATGGCGTTCCTTCAATCCAACCATGAAAGATTACTCCTTTTTTTCAGCCAGACATAAATCATTTTCACGGATAGATTTTCTTTTCACT includes:
- the LOC142370084 gene encoding uncharacterized protein LOC142370084 — protein: MYPVRWFLAVFLAAGLSGLCCAGPLHAQCKVEWYFGIPCHVVYESLVSQIKKWRTTSGCTMGGQRCLYKLQSASVHFIAAKHTTPFKKYVEDINFRLVSYHFFTCCRVSAMSISESWYAIKDHGTNYCNLYNLIEGSHLTESRGYKEVTSDFFCTQRSSANCTIY